The following are encoded together in the Brassica napus cultivar Da-Ae chromosome A9, Da-Ae, whole genome shotgun sequence genome:
- the LOC106420005 gene encoding F-box protein At1g49360 isoform X2, with protein sequence MACRARELVSLFLYKICNPRRSDYKIEEHVGEEAEAKLNRLRTSTLVHELEADAELKSFRAILESSSGSSEKHNQDFVLPDDLVRLILPRLAMKDNIRSSVVCKTWSEIAAASVRLKDKPYWLMYLITCNNTRGGVSYGFYDPVAKKKTKAMTVPELSMDSKIFCSNDGWLLIKDYSPHGNLCFFNPFTRERINLHFPKHTTFAFTCAPTKMGCLLVGIEGFPDSVSVYTTISTWHPGAVTWVHEEFRNEISSHSRHTQNIIHSDGLFYMATEIALGVFDPSARTWTVLPMQPILGVGPRMRTLRWMTEYAGQIFLVDASYVEPVVFRLNQVESVWEKKSTLDGCSIFVSNGSCVITSGSMSNILYIWNNDINGRRPTKYMCTFKRNRPYKYSLYNRSLCEDPEGYYFEYRTRRDIDGVWIEPPQDVSIYDFSIIDPSVAINTCLFFLNFQLDLFLFKI encoded by the exons ATGGCTTGCAGAGCGAGAGAACTTGTATCGTTGTTTTTGTATAAGATTTGTAATCCTAGAAG ATCAGATTACAAAATTGAGGAACATGTGGGAGAAGAAGCAGAGGCAAAACTCAACAG GCTGAGAACAAGCACCCTAGTTCATGAACTGGAAGCAGATGCAGAACTCAagag TTTTAGAGCAATCCTAGAGAGCAGTAGTGGATCCTCTGAGAAGCATAACCAAGATTTTGTCCTTCCCGACGATCTTGTACGTCTCATATTGCCCCGTCTTGCTATGAAGGACAATATACGCTCTTCTGTTGTGTGCAAGACATGGAGTGAAATTGCTGCTGCCTCTGTCCGCCTTAAAGATAAACCTTACTGGCTTATGTATCTTATTACATGTAATAATACCCGCGGGGGAGTCTCCTACGGTTTTTACGACCCTGTagcgaagaagaagacaaaggcaATGACTGTACCCGAGTTATCCATGGATTCGAAAATCTTTTGTTCCAATGATGGTTGGTTACTCATCAAAGACTATTCTCCACATGGCAACCTTTGCTTCTTCAATCCTTTTACCCGAGAGCGCATAAACTTGCATTTTCCTAAACACACGACATTTGCTTTCACTTGTGCTCCTACAAAGATGGGTTGTTTGCTGGTTGGTATTGAAGGTTTCCCGGATAGTGTTAGTGTATACACCACCATCAGCACTTGGCATCCTGGTGCAGTTACATGGGTACATGAGGAGTTTCGTAACGAGATTTCTTCTCACTCTAGGCACACACAAAACATAATACATTCGGATGGTCTCTTTTACATGGCTACAGAAATTGCGTTAGGGGTATTCGATCCATCTGCGCGTACGTGGACCGTTCTCCCTATGCAACCCATCCTTGGCGTTGGCCCTCGGATGAGAACATTGAGGTGGATGACTGAATATGCAGGACAGATATTTCTTGTAGATGCATCATATGTGGAGCCGGTGGTGTTTAGGCTTAACCAAGTGGAGTCGGTGTGGGAAAAGAAATCAACACTGGATGGCTGCTCAATATTTGTGAGCAATGGGTCATGCGTGATAACCTCAGGGTCAATGAGTAACATTCTCTATATCTGGAATAATGATATCAACGGGAGGCGTCCAACCAAGTATATGTGTACCTTTAAACGTAATCGCCCCTACAAGTATTCTTTATATAACAGGAGTTTATGTGAAGATCCTGAAGGGTATTACTTTGAATATCGGACAAGGAGGGATATAGATGGTGTCTGGATCGAGCCCCCCCAAGACGTCTCTATCTATGATTTCTCCATTATTGATCCCTCTGTTGCCATAAAtacatgtcttttttttttgaattttcagcTTGATCTATTCCTCTTTAAGATCTAA
- the LOC106420082 gene encoding ADP-ribosylation factor-like protein 8b has product MNQVYCICQKFLSSPSMSLWEASLSWLRGFSECLCSLFFKQEMELSLMGLQNAGKTALINAVDNVGYSEDLDPTIGFHMREVTKRNVILKLRDGSGQSGFRSFWEGFCRDNPAIVYVVDAADVDNLFISKKELHKLLSKTSLNGIPLLVLGNKMDEPGALSKDAFTEEMGLQLLSDREVCCFMISCKNYTNIDQVFDWLLSKLKN; this is encoded by the exons ATGAATCAGGTTTATTGTATCTGTCAGAAGTTTTTGAGTTCTCCATCAATGAGTTTGTGGGAAGCTTCTCTCAGTTGGCTGCGTGG ATTCAGTGAATGCTTATGCAGCCTCTTCTTCAAGCAAGAAATGGAACTTTCTTTGATGGGCCTTCAAAATGCAGGAAAGACAGCACTTATCAATGCTGTTGAT aaTGTTGGATATAGTGAAGACCTGGATCCTACG ATTGGTTTTCACATGAGGGAAGTGACAAAAAGAAATGTTATTTTGAAGCTACGGGATGGTAGTGGGCAATCAGGATTCCGCAGCTTTTGGGAAGGTTTTTGCCGCGATAATCCTGCCATAGT GTATGTAGTTGATGCTGCAGATGTTGACAATCTATTTATCTCGAAAAAAGAACTCCATAAGTTGTTGAGCAAGACTTCGCTTAACGGTATCCCTCTTCTGGTTCTTGGGAACAAAATGGACGAACCTGGAGCTCTGTCTAAAGATGCCTTCACTGAAGAAAT GGGGCTTCAGTTGCTTTCAGATAGAGAAGTCTGCTGTTTCATGATATCATGCAAGAACTATACCAACATTGATCAGGTCTTTGATTGGCTCCTATCAAAATTAAAGAACTAA
- the LOC125578608 gene encoding uncharacterized protein LOC125578608: MVLIYVKSGEWMCSRGDDWSFVVDKERRGRMVTLATTTTLKQLKIMVCEDYGVDHNAINAEFSYSLLNQKGNPPIIITNDRQASNFVGYAKRESSTTLCVMFSVSGVNQKERVNIDLNKEPCDSSNVEDEEVPEINRAEFVKPSKESFVKRTNHVAADGCGPLRSENIELFQNNGDSDKDGRAWRGDFVKKDQIFTSKGVLKATMEILAMKNNFDYTVIKSTRKWWYIRCKDALCNWTVRAEGIDGSTYFMINQCDGRHSCAPSKKRKFGKTASARTIGTLIQHRFDDANDGPKPNDIIQFMRMEHSCEITYWHAWEAREFAIAAARGIPDRSYSKIPAYLHMIKEANPGTHTHYETNEKGRFMYLFMSFGQSVRGFYNAMRRVIVVDGTFLKNKYKGTLLVATAVDGNSNLYPIAFGVVDSENDDSWGWFFRQLKVVIADCQDLAFVSDRNASISKAIGTVYPRSAHGICIHHLLTNVVSFFKTKGLTALVEKASRAYRYTEFQERITEIFDMSPELGRYLREADVRKWARSLFPGSRYDIRTTNPAESINSVLRIPREYPVIPLLDSIRELLTRWFYERRLLSSKHLDPLTAKVERKIDRRIVKAKGFQVYKVDNFRSVVKGDIYDCHVDLERRTCTCGKYDIGKIPCRHAIPAIYSRGMEVHRFTDALYSTAAWRTAYADSINPIAVVESEWNVPAEVKLAKVLPPKTRKSAGRPVKRRYESVEDKIASSQGSKKNKKHKCSRCGTEGHKRGTCDLPI; this comes from the exons ATGGTTCTAATCTATGTCAAATCGGGTGAATGGATGTGTAGTCGCGGTGATGACTGGAGTTTCGTGGTAGACAAAGAAAGGCGTGGTCGAATGGTAACATTAGCAACTACTACTACGTTGAAGCAGCTCAAGATAATGGTGTGTGAGGATTATGGGGTGGACCATAATGCCATTAATGCCGAGTTCAGTTATTCGTTGTTGAATCAAAAAGGGAATCCTCCTATTATTATCACCAATGATCGGCAAGCATCTAATTTTGTGGGCTATGCAAAGAGGGAATCGTCTACTACCTTGTGTGTGATGTTCTCTGTTTCCGGTGTAAATCAAAAGGAACGAGTCAATATCGATTTGAATAAGGAGCCTTGCGATTCAAGTaatgttgaggatgaagaagttccTGAGATAAATCGAGCAGAGTTTGTCAAGCCGTCAAAGGAGTCTTTTGTTAAAAGAACGAATCATGTCGCTGCAGATGGTTGCGGTCCTTTAAGGAGTGAAAACATTGAACTTTTTCAAAACAATGGAGACAGTGATAAGGATGGTCGAGCTTGGAGAGGAGACTTCGTGAAGAAGGATCAAATTTTCACAAGTAAAGGGGTTCTGAAGGCAACAATGGAAATTTTAGCGATGAAGAATAATTTCGATTACACTGTTATCAAATCCACGAGAAAATGGTGGTATATTCGATGTAAAGATGCATTGTGCAACTGGACTGTGCGTGCAGAAGGAATAGATGGGTCTACATATTTCATGATCAACCAATGTGATGGAAGACATTCATGTGCTCCTTCAAAGAAAAGGAAATTCGGAAAAACAGCATCAGCAAGAACAATTGGGACTCTGATACAACATCGATTTGATGATGCAAACGATGGCCCAAAACCGAATGACATCATTCAATTTATGAGAATGGAGCATAGTTGTGAGATTACTTATTGGCACGCTTGGGAAGCTCGTGAGTTTGCTATTGCAGCTGCTAGAGGTATACCAGATCGCAGTTACTCTAAAATACCAGCATATCTGCATATGATTAAAGAAGCAAATCCTGGTACGCATACTCACTATGAAACTAATGAGAAGGGAAGATTCATGTATCTATTTATGTCATTTGGGCAATCAGTTAGAGGATTCTACAATGCAATGCGAAGGGTGATTGTTGTTGACGGaacttttctgaaaaataaatacaaagggACACTTCTTGTTGCTACTGCTGTAGATGGTAACTCTAATTTGTATCCGATTGCATTTGGGGTTGTTGATTCAGAGAATGACGATTCTTGGGGGTGGTTCTTCAGACAGTTGAAAGTGGTTATTGCTGATTGTCAAGACCTAGCTTTTGTCTCAGATAGAAATGCGTCTATTTCTAAAGCTATTGGGACTGTCTACCCTCGATCAGCACATGGAATTTGCATTCATCACTTATTGACCAATGTGGTCTCATTTTTCAAGACAAAAGGATTGACTGCGTTGGTAGAAAAGGCTTCACGGGCATATAGATACACTGAATTTCAAGAACGTATCACCGAAATTTTTGATATGAGTCCTGAGCTTGGAAGATATCTACGGGAGGCTGATGTGCGCAAATGGGCTCGTTCTCTCTTCCCTGGTTCCAGGTATGACATTAGGACCACGAACCCTGCAGAGTCTATAAATTCAGTTCTTAGAATACCTAGAGAATATCCGGTTATTCCTTTGCTTGATAGTATAAGAGAACTGTTGACTCGATGGTTCTATGAGCGTCGCTTGTTAAGCTCAAAGCATCTAGATCCTTTAACCGCTaaggtggagagaaagattgaTAGGAGAATTGTGAAGGCAAAAGGATTCCAGGTTTACAAGGTTGACAACTTCAGATCGGTTGTAAAAGGAGACATATATGATTGTCATGTTGATTTGGAAAGAAGAACATGCACATGTGGTAAGTATGATATAGGAAAAATTCCTTGCCGACACGCCATTCCTGCAATTTATTCACGAG GTATGGAAGTGCACAGATTCACTGACGCCTTATACAGCACTGCAGCGTGGAGAACCGCCTATGCAGATTCCATTAATCCAATAGCAGTTGTAGAGTCAGAATGGAATGTCCCTGCTGAGGTTAAACTTGCAAAGGTTTTACCACCAAAGACAAGAAAGAGTGCTGGTCGACCAGTAAAGAGAAGGtatgaatcagtagaagacaagaTCGCATCTTCTCAAGGAtcaaagaagaataaaaagcaTAAGTGTAGCCGTTGTGGAACTGAAGGACACAAGAGAGGAACATGCGATTTACCCATCTAG
- the LOC106420005 gene encoding F-box protein At1g49360 isoform X1, with translation MACRARELVSLFLYKICNPRRSDYKIEEHVGEEAEAKLNRLRTSTLVHELEADAELKRLKTPLKKPEAQLNMSEAEELESFRAILESSSGSSEKHNQDFVLPDDLVRLILPRLAMKDNIRSSVVCKTWSEIAAASVRLKDKPYWLMYLITCNNTRGGVSYGFYDPVAKKKTKAMTVPELSMDSKIFCSNDGWLLIKDYSPHGNLCFFNPFTRERINLHFPKHTTFAFTCAPTKMGCLLVGIEGFPDSVSVYTTISTWHPGAVTWVHEEFRNEISSHSRHTQNIIHSDGLFYMATEIALGVFDPSARTWTVLPMQPILGVGPRMRTLRWMTEYAGQIFLVDASYVEPVVFRLNQVESVWEKKSTLDGCSIFVSNGSCVITSGSMSNILYIWNNDINGRRPTKYMCTFKRNRPYKYSLYNRSLCEDPEGYYFEYRTRRDIDGVWIEPPQDVSIYDFSIIDPSVAINTCLFFLNFQLDLFLFKI, from the exons ATGGCTTGCAGAGCGAGAGAACTTGTATCGTTGTTTTTGTATAAGATTTGTAATCCTAGAAG ATCAGATTACAAAATTGAGGAACATGTGGGAGAAGAAGCAGAGGCAAAACTCAACAG GCTGAGAACAAGCACCCTAGTTCATGAACTGGAAGCAGATGCAGAACTCAagag GCTGAAAACACCTTTAAAGAAACCAGAAGCACAACTCAATATGTCTGAGGCAGAAGAACTCGAGAG TTTTAGAGCAATCCTAGAGAGCAGTAGTGGATCCTCTGAGAAGCATAACCAAGATTTTGTCCTTCCCGACGATCTTGTACGTCTCATATTGCCCCGTCTTGCTATGAAGGACAATATACGCTCTTCTGTTGTGTGCAAGACATGGAGTGAAATTGCTGCTGCCTCTGTCCGCCTTAAAGATAAACCTTACTGGCTTATGTATCTTATTACATGTAATAATACCCGCGGGGGAGTCTCCTACGGTTTTTACGACCCTGTagcgaagaagaagacaaaggcaATGACTGTACCCGAGTTATCCATGGATTCGAAAATCTTTTGTTCCAATGATGGTTGGTTACTCATCAAAGACTATTCTCCACATGGCAACCTTTGCTTCTTCAATCCTTTTACCCGAGAGCGCATAAACTTGCATTTTCCTAAACACACGACATTTGCTTTCACTTGTGCTCCTACAAAGATGGGTTGTTTGCTGGTTGGTATTGAAGGTTTCCCGGATAGTGTTAGTGTATACACCACCATCAGCACTTGGCATCCTGGTGCAGTTACATGGGTACATGAGGAGTTTCGTAACGAGATTTCTTCTCACTCTAGGCACACACAAAACATAATACATTCGGATGGTCTCTTTTACATGGCTACAGAAATTGCGTTAGGGGTATTCGATCCATCTGCGCGTACGTGGACCGTTCTCCCTATGCAACCCATCCTTGGCGTTGGCCCTCGGATGAGAACATTGAGGTGGATGACTGAATATGCAGGACAGATATTTCTTGTAGATGCATCATATGTGGAGCCGGTGGTGTTTAGGCTTAACCAAGTGGAGTCGGTGTGGGAAAAGAAATCAACACTGGATGGCTGCTCAATATTTGTGAGCAATGGGTCATGCGTGATAACCTCAGGGTCAATGAGTAACATTCTCTATATCTGGAATAATGATATCAACGGGAGGCGTCCAACCAAGTATATGTGTACCTTTAAACGTAATCGCCCCTACAAGTATTCTTTATATAACAGGAGTTTATGTGAAGATCCTGAAGGGTATTACTTTGAATATCGGACAAGGAGGGATATAGATGGTGTCTGGATCGAGCCCCCCCAAGACGTCTCTATCTATGATTTCTCCATTATTGATCCCTCTGTTGCCATAAAtacatgtcttttttttttgaattttcagcTTGATCTATTCCTCTTTAAGATCTAA
- the LOC106419812 gene encoding 60S ribosomal protein L21-1-like, translated as MPAGHGVRARTRDLFARGFRKKGTIPLSTYLRTFKVGDYVDVKVNGAIHKGMPHKFYHGRTGRVWNVTKRAVGVEVNKQIGNRIIKKRLHVRVEHVQQSRCAEEFKLRIKKNDELKAAAKARGETISTRRQPKGPKPGFMVEGMTLETVTPIPYDVVNDLKGGY; from the exons ATGCCGGCGGGACATGGAGTTCGTGCTCGAACAAGAGATCTATTCGCGAGGGGGTTCAGGAAGAAGGGTACAATTCCGCTGTCCACGTACCTCAGAACCTTCAAGGTCGGAGATTACGTCGATGTTAAAGTGAACGGTGCGATACACAAGGGTATGCCTCACAAGTTCTACCACGGTCGTACTGGTCGTGTCTGGAACGTTACCAAACGTGCCGTTGGTGTCGAAGTCAACAAACAG ATTGGTAACAGGATCATAAAGAAGAGGCTTCATGTTCGTGTGGAGCATGTGCAGCAGTCTAGATGTGCGGAGGAGTTCAAACTGAGGATAAAGAAGAACGATGAGTTGAAAGCTGCTGCTAAAGCCAGAGGCGAGACAATAAGCACCAGGAGGCAGCCTAAAGGACCCAAACCAGGATTCATGGTTGAAGGTATGACCTTAGAGACCGTCACTCCTATCCCCTACGACGTCGTCAACGACCTCAAGGGAGGCTATTAG
- the LOC106419862 gene encoding U2 small nuclear ribonucleoprotein A'-like → MVKLTADLIWNSPHFFNAIKERELELRGNKIPVIENLGATEDQFDTIDLSDNEIVKLENFPLLNRLGTLIINNNRITRINPNIGEFLPKLHTLVLTNNRLVNLVEIDPLASIPKLQYLSLLDNNITKKPNYRLYVIHKLKSLRVLDFIKVKAKERAEAAALFSSKEAEEEVKKVSQQEVQKVSDATEESEAPKVVAPTQEQILAIKAAIINSQTIEEIARLEQALKFGQVPAGLIVPDPASGVNDGSGPMEE, encoded by the exons GGAGCTACGAG GTAACAAGATTCCTGTAATCGAGAACTTAGGTGCTACTGAG GACCAGTTCGATACAATTGATCTGTCTGATAATGAGATTGTTAAGCTGGAAAACTTTCCACTCCTCAACCGCTTAGGAACTTTGATCATAAACAACAATCGGATCACCAGGATTAATCCTAATATTGGAG AGTTCCTACCGAAGCTGCATACTTTGGTTCTTACAAACAACAGGCTTGTGAATTTGGTTGAGATCGATCCCCTTGCCTCCATTCCGAAGCTGCAGTACCTTAGTTTATTGGATAATAATATCACCAAGAAGCCAAACTATCGCCTTTATGTGATTCACAAGCTGAAATCGCTTCGAGTACTTGATTTCATTAAAGTCAAAGCCAAG GAGAGAGCTGAAGCTGCGGCATTGTTTTCATCTAAGGAAGCGGAAGAGGAGGTTAAGAAGGTATCTCAGCAGGAGGTTCAAAAAGTGTCGGATGCTACAGAAGAATCAGAGGCTCCAAAAGTGGTGGCCCCAACACAGGAGCAAATTTTAGCAATCAAG GCTGCAATTATCAACTCCCAGACGATAGAAGAAATTGCAAGACTCGAACAGGCTTTGAAGTTTGGCCAGGTTCCTGCAGGCCTGATAGTTCCTGATCCTGCATCTGGTGTTAATGACGGTTCTGGTCCTATGGAG GAATAG